Proteins from a single region of Amycolatopsis sp. CA-230715:
- a CDS encoding creatininase family protein translates to MTLWRWAECTRDELKAVLPDGIVVLPIGATEQHGPHLATGTDALLSGTVAERAALASSASSARDLVLAPCLAFGASDHHLSFGGTLSLGAETMTAVLTDLGRSIVEDGGRRLVIVNGHGGNRGVCHAAAAALSARHGLVVAIVHYWELLSAPGDGTPVPGHAGEFETAMVLAVRPELVRERGRRPAVPPESTVEGVDLHDAGAWRRIDGYTDEPERANETRGKAWLEECVTELTGRLVELGSAL, encoded by the coding sequence ATGACGCTCTGGCGATGGGCGGAATGCACCAGGGACGAGCTGAAGGCGGTCCTGCCCGACGGGATCGTGGTTCTCCCGATCGGCGCGACCGAGCAGCACGGACCGCACCTGGCGACCGGCACGGACGCGCTGCTGTCCGGCACGGTCGCCGAGCGCGCGGCACTGGCGTCCTCGGCGTCCTCGGCCAGGGACCTGGTGCTCGCGCCGTGCCTCGCCTTCGGTGCTTCGGACCACCACCTGTCGTTCGGGGGCACGCTGTCGCTTGGCGCGGAGACCATGACCGCGGTGCTCACCGATCTCGGCCGGTCCATTGTGGAGGACGGCGGGCGGCGGCTGGTGATCGTCAACGGGCACGGCGGCAACCGCGGGGTCTGCCACGCGGCCGCGGCGGCGCTGTCCGCGCGGCACGGCCTCGTCGTCGCGATCGTGCACTACTGGGAACTGCTCTCCGCGCCTGGCGACGGCACGCCGGTGCCGGGGCACGCCGGGGAGTTCGAGACCGCGATGGTGCTCGCGGTCCGGCCCGAACTGGTCAGGGAGCGCGGGCGGCGGCCCGCCGTGCCACCCGAGTCCACAGTGGAAGGAGTCGACCTGCACGACGCCGGTGCGTGGCGGCGCATCGACGGCTACACCGACGAACCGGAGCGGGCGAACGAGACCCGCGGTAAAGCGTGGCTGGAGGAGTGCGTGACGGAACTGACCGGACGACTCGTCGAACTCGGGAGCGCGCTATGA
- a CDS encoding dihydrodipicolinate synthase family protein, whose product MSTTPALADRATAVVNGVSPVLEVPFSDSGDIDVDGFRRVVRYVLGTGVTSVMFPGFASEFHKLTEGEREVLTGVLLDETSRRPDVSAIVAVQDHATRLAVARAAAAVKAGADLINLLPPHFLSPSRRAIVAHVSAVLDAIAPTPLVLQYAPTETGTSLDGATIAAIAREHPNLALIKVESSPPGALIAELAAGDPPLAAVEGYAGVQLPDAYRRGAVGSQPGCSFTEIYVEIWRRFAGGDEKGGDELHRRLLPYISYWMLDTELIVAAEKLISARRGLFVSAYCREPAHRLDREEVRMIDRFLAEFSDFLPSLA is encoded by the coding sequence ATGTCCACTACGCCCGCACTCGCCGACCGTGCCACCGCCGTCGTGAACGGGGTGTCTCCGGTGCTGGAAGTGCCGTTCTCCGATTCCGGTGACATCGACGTCGACGGGTTCCGCAGAGTCGTCCGCTACGTGCTCGGCACCGGCGTGACGAGCGTGATGTTCCCCGGCTTCGCTTCGGAATTCCACAAACTCACCGAGGGCGAGCGTGAAGTGCTCACCGGCGTGCTGCTCGACGAGACGTCGCGGCGTCCCGACGTCTCGGCGATCGTGGCCGTGCAGGACCACGCGACCCGGCTCGCCGTCGCGCGCGCCGCGGCGGCGGTGAAGGCGGGCGCGGACCTGATCAACCTCCTCCCGCCGCACTTCCTTTCGCCGTCTCGGCGCGCGATCGTCGCGCACGTGTCCGCGGTGCTCGACGCGATCGCGCCGACCCCGTTGGTGCTGCAGTACGCGCCGACCGAGACCGGGACCTCTTTGGACGGTGCCACGATCGCCGCGATCGCCAGGGAGCACCCGAATCTCGCACTGATCAAAGTGGAATCGAGCCCGCCAGGCGCGCTGATCGCGGAGCTGGCCGCGGGCGACCCGCCGCTGGCCGCCGTCGAGGGGTACGCCGGAGTGCAGCTGCCGGACGCCTACCGCCGCGGCGCGGTCGGGAGCCAGCCGGGGTGCTCGTTCACCGAGATCTACGTCGAGATCTGGCGGCGGTTCGCCGGCGGGGACGAGAAGGGTGGCGACGAACTGCACCGCAGGCTGCTGCCCTACATCTCGTACTGGATGCTCGACACCGAACTGATCGTCGCGGCCGAGAAGCTCATTTCGGCCAGGCGCGGGCTGTTCGTGAGCGCCTACTGCCGTGAACCGGCGCACCGCCTCGACCGCGAGGAAGTGCGGATGATCGACCGGTTCCTCGCCGAGTTCTCCGATTTCCTGCCGTCACTGGCCTGA
- a CDS encoding DinB family protein — translation MTTERIDPPMAADERTMLRAYLDYHRATLALKCEGLTDDELRRRSMPPSTLTLLGLVRHLAEVERAWFRRVINREDIPLVWSADGDFQVAYDASESTRTEAFDAWQAEVAHSRRIEREAPSLDITAPGRHGGEDVSLRLVMLHLIHEYARHNGHADLLREGVDGTVGV, via the coding sequence GTGACCACCGAACGGATCGATCCGCCGATGGCGGCGGACGAGCGCACGATGCTGCGCGCCTACCTCGACTACCACCGCGCGACGCTCGCGTTGAAGTGCGAGGGCCTCACCGACGACGAGCTGCGCCGCCGCTCGATGCCGCCGTCGACGCTGACCCTGCTGGGGCTGGTCCGGCACCTGGCCGAGGTGGAGCGAGCCTGGTTCCGCCGCGTGATCAACCGCGAGGACATCCCGCTCGTGTGGTCGGCCGACGGTGATTTCCAGGTCGCCTACGACGCGAGCGAATCGACCAGGACCGAGGCGTTCGACGCCTGGCAGGCCGAAGTGGCGCACTCGCGGCGCATCGAACGCGAAGCACCGTCGCTCGACATCACCGCGCCGGGGCGCCACGGCGGCGAAGACGTCTCCCTCCGGCTGGTGATGCTGCACCTGATCCACGAATACGCGCGGCACAACGGTCACGCCGACCTCCTGCGCGAAGGGGTCGACGGGACCGTCGGCGTCTGA
- a CDS encoding ABC transporter permease, with product MTAVDPGAASPLGDPEPRPDAPAQAGPGLLKRFFSRPPAVVAVVVLAVFVVLAAIQPFALQSATKINARIKFADPSFAHPFGTDELGRDLLSRVAQAGQLSLGFAAGATLIALVVGVTWGLVAAARPGWVDEVLMRIAEAALAIPTILFALVFVAAFGSDLVAMTVVAGLLMAPLTARIARSAVLAELKSDYVHGLDAVGVSRTRTLFAEVLPNAMPSLLAQASLNVATSLMLEATLSFVGLGIQPPDASWGTLLKLGYDRLYESIWYPLMPALLIIAAIAALNTIGDQLQKVLHRSGS from the coding sequence ATGACCGCCGTCGATCCCGGTGCCGCGTCGCCGCTCGGCGATCCCGAACCACGGCCCGATGCCCCCGCGCAGGCGGGGCCCGGCCTGCTGAAGCGGTTCTTCTCCCGTCCGCCCGCGGTGGTCGCGGTCGTGGTGCTCGCGGTGTTCGTGGTGCTCGCCGCGATCCAGCCGTTCGCGCTGCAGTCCGCCACGAAGATCAACGCGCGCATCAAGTTCGCCGACCCGAGCTTCGCGCACCCGTTCGGCACCGACGAACTCGGCCGCGATCTGCTGTCCAGGGTGGCGCAGGCGGGCCAGCTCTCGCTCGGGTTCGCCGCGGGCGCCACGCTCATCGCGCTCGTCGTCGGTGTCACCTGGGGCCTGGTCGCGGCCGCGCGGCCGGGCTGGGTGGACGAGGTGCTGATGCGGATCGCCGAGGCGGCGCTGGCGATCCCGACGATCCTGTTCGCGCTGGTGTTCGTCGCCGCGTTCGGCTCCGACCTGGTCGCGATGACCGTGGTGGCGGGGCTGCTGATGGCGCCGTTGACCGCCCGCATCGCCCGCTCGGCGGTGCTGGCGGAACTGAAGTCGGACTACGTCCACGGCCTCGACGCGGTGGGGGTGTCGAGGACGCGGACGTTGTTCGCCGAGGTGCTGCCGAACGCGATGCCTTCGCTGCTGGCGCAGGCATCGCTCAACGTGGCGACCTCGCTCATGCTGGAAGCCACGCTGAGCTTCGTCGGGCTCGGCATCCAGCCGCCGGACGCCTCGTGGGGCACGTTGCTCAAGCTGGGCTACGACCGCCTGTACGAGTCCATCTGGTACCCGCTGATGCCCGCGTTGCTGATCATCGCGGCGATCGCGGCGCTCAACACGATCGGCGACCAGTTGCAGAAGGTCCTGCACCGGAGCGGCTCATGA
- a CDS encoding mandelate racemase/muconate lactonizing enzyme family protein, with protein MTARVAALHTLAVSLPARGDLVVRGAKGAHDRSDFLLVRVVTTEGVEGYGEVSATPLWSGEDAASAQHFVREVLAPALLGKALAPVGGLESIMDRALAANPFTKAGVSIALWDAYARTLGVPLTTALGGPYREEVPIKLSLSGDGHEIERAYAAAVAAGFSSFKVKVGLGVAGDIARMAKARELAGPEAFLGMDANGGWRRSEAATAVRALAAYSPAFVEQPVAPGDLDGMAALRAAGFPVIADEAVFGTEDLVRVIGAGAADVISLYVGKAGGPGRAVAMGGLASAFGLDVLIGSNGELGLGAAAQLHVACALGSLSAFPSDIIGAHYYADDILETPLDSNGFRVRLGTGTGLGVAPREDLRRRFA; from the coding sequence ATGACCGCCAGGGTCGCCGCGCTGCACACCCTCGCGGTCAGCCTCCCCGCCCGCGGCGATCTCGTGGTCCGCGGTGCGAAGGGCGCGCACGACCGGTCCGACTTCCTGCTGGTGCGGGTCGTCACCACCGAGGGCGTCGAAGGCTACGGCGAGGTCAGCGCGACTCCCTTGTGGAGCGGTGAGGACGCCGCGAGCGCACAGCACTTCGTCCGCGAGGTGCTCGCCCCCGCGCTGCTCGGCAAGGCGCTGGCCCCCGTCGGCGGCCTCGAGTCCATCATGGACAGAGCGCTCGCGGCCAATCCGTTCACCAAGGCCGGGGTCTCGATCGCCTTGTGGGACGCCTACGCCCGCACACTCGGCGTGCCGCTGACCACGGCGCTCGGCGGGCCGTACCGGGAAGAGGTGCCCATCAAGCTGTCGCTGTCCGGCGACGGCCACGAGATCGAACGCGCGTATGCGGCCGCCGTCGCGGCGGGGTTCTCGTCGTTCAAGGTGAAGGTCGGTCTCGGCGTCGCCGGTGACATCGCGCGGATGGCGAAGGCGCGGGAACTGGCCGGGCCGGAGGCGTTCCTCGGCATGGACGCGAACGGTGGCTGGCGCCGGTCGGAGGCTGCGACCGCGGTGCGCGCGCTCGCCGCCTACTCGCCCGCGTTCGTCGAGCAGCCGGTGGCGCCCGGCGATCTCGACGGCATGGCCGCCCTGCGCGCGGCGGGGTTCCCGGTGATCGCCGACGAAGCCGTGTTCGGCACCGAGGATCTGGTTCGCGTGATCGGCGCCGGTGCCGCGGACGTGATCAGCCTCTACGTCGGCAAGGCTGGCGGGCCGGGACGCGCGGTGGCGATGGGCGGACTGGCGAGTGCGTTCGGGCTCGACGTGCTGATCGGCTCCAACGGCGAGCTGGGGCTCGGCGCGGCGGCCCAGTTGCACGTCGCCTGCGCGCTGGGTTCGCTGAGCGCGTTCCCGTCGGACATCATCGGCGCGCACTACTACGCCGACGACATCCTGGAGACACCGTTGGACAGCAACGGGTTCCGGGTCCGGCTCGGTACCGGAACGGGGCTCGGCGTGGCGCCGAGGGAAGACCTGAGGAGGCGGTTCGCTTGA
- a CDS encoding amidohydrolase family protein — protein MTTVDGHVRIGDGREVALDAATLLSTMDVLGIDRALVAPGERCTAVANREGNELTTRAARSSGGRLLAYAVANPWLGKGALDELAKAADEGAVALAVDPVLQGFDLLDGLLDPLLEFAADRRWLVYVRTGTPPTALPLPLATLARRHPSVEFLMGRSGATDFWIDAAPALRHAANLYADTSYAPWDTVLSEFGRDPEIGTARCVFCTDSPYTVAKSELARITDWTIGEAERAAVLGGTVLGLLGAEQPAKS, from the coding sequence ATGACCACAGTGGACGGACACGTCCGGATCGGCGACGGCCGCGAGGTGGCGCTCGACGCGGCCACGCTGCTGTCCACAATGGATGTCCTCGGTATCGATCGCGCGCTGGTGGCGCCGGGGGAGCGGTGCACCGCGGTGGCGAACCGGGAGGGCAACGAGCTGACCACACGCGCGGCGCGGTCCTCCGGCGGGCGGTTGCTCGCCTACGCGGTCGCGAACCCGTGGCTGGGCAAGGGCGCGCTCGACGAGCTGGCGAAGGCCGCCGACGAAGGCGCGGTCGCGCTCGCGGTGGATCCGGTGCTCCAGGGCTTCGACCTGCTCGACGGACTGCTCGACCCGTTGCTGGAGTTCGCAGCCGACCGGCGGTGGCTGGTCTACGTCCGCACCGGCACCCCGCCGACGGCGCTGCCGCTTCCGCTGGCCACGCTCGCGCGACGGCACCCGTCGGTCGAGTTCCTGATGGGCCGCAGCGGTGCCACGGACTTCTGGATCGACGCCGCGCCCGCCCTGCGGCACGCGGCGAACCTCTACGCCGACACCTCGTACGCGCCGTGGGACACGGTGCTCAGCGAGTTCGGGCGCGACCCGGAGATCGGGACCGCGCGTTGTGTGTTCTGCACCGATTCCCCCTACACGGTGGCGAAGTCCGAGCTCGCGCGGATCACGGACTGGACCATCGGCGAAGCCGAGCGGGCCGCGGTGCTCGGGGGCACCGTGCTCGGGCTCCTCGGCGCCGAACAGCCCGCGAAGTCGTAG
- a CDS encoding ABC transporter ATP-binding protein translates to MNEVLRLHDLHVGVRTSGEPKSLVHGVSLTLRAGERAALVGESGSGKTMVSLSVMRLNPEPTVITAGEVLFDGHDLVTAPEREMERTRGGRIAMIYQDPLSCLNPVRTVGAQLVEAVRAHQEVSPKDAWARAVELLEEVGVPDAAKRVKDYPHQFSGGMRQRVMIAMAVSCSPDVLIADEPTTALDVTTQARILALLDRLAEQRGMAILFITHDLAVAATLCREIHVMRSGLIVESGALGEVLTAPKHAYTKELLGAVVTLDREPAAPATEAGDVLVEADDLVRRFGTGVTAVNHVSLEIKRGETFGLVGESGSGKSTLSQLVLGLDTPTSGTVRYDGVDLFSLGKGELRRKRRAMQVVLQDPVGSLNRRKTVEHIIGLPLAVHEGASKQARKARVAELLDLVGLPGSFAGRYPRELSGGQCQRVNIARAIALEPEFLVLDEAVSAVDVVIQAQILELLRDLQDRLGLTCLFVSHDLAVVRYMAPRLAVMHHGEVVETGTREEIFENPQHEYTRSLLAAIPSLDERVRG, encoded by the coding sequence ATGAACGAAGTACTGCGGTTGCACGATCTGCACGTCGGCGTGCGGACGTCCGGTGAGCCGAAATCCTTGGTACACGGCGTAAGCCTGACGCTGCGCGCGGGCGAGCGGGCGGCGCTGGTGGGGGAATCGGGCAGCGGCAAGACGATGGTCTCGCTGTCGGTCATGCGCCTGAACCCCGAGCCGACGGTGATCACCGCGGGCGAGGTGCTCTTCGACGGCCACGACCTGGTGACCGCGCCGGAGCGCGAGATGGAGCGCACCAGGGGCGGGCGGATCGCGATGATCTACCAGGACCCGTTGTCCTGCTTGAATCCCGTCCGGACGGTCGGCGCCCAGCTCGTCGAAGCCGTGCGGGCGCACCAGGAAGTCTCGCCGAAGGACGCGTGGGCGCGCGCCGTCGAACTGCTCGAAGAGGTCGGCGTTCCGGACGCGGCGAAGCGCGTCAAGGACTACCCGCACCAGTTCTCCGGCGGGATGCGCCAGCGCGTGATGATCGCGATGGCGGTGTCGTGCTCGCCGGACGTGCTGATCGCCGACGAGCCGACCACCGCGCTCGACGTCACCACGCAGGCCCGCATCCTCGCGCTGCTCGACCGGCTCGCCGAGCAGCGTGGCATGGCGATCCTGTTCATCACGCACGATCTCGCGGTCGCGGCGACGCTGTGCCGCGAGATCCACGTGATGCGCTCGGGACTGATCGTGGAGTCGGGTGCGCTCGGCGAGGTGCTCACCGCGCCGAAACACGCCTACACCAAGGAACTGCTGGGCGCGGTGGTCACTTTGGACCGCGAGCCCGCGGCGCCCGCCACCGAGGCCGGTGACGTGCTGGTCGAGGCGGACGACCTGGTCCGCCGGTTCGGCACCGGGGTCACCGCGGTGAACCACGTGTCGCTGGAGATCAAGCGAGGGGAGACCTTCGGCCTCGTCGGCGAATCCGGGTCGGGGAAGTCGACGCTGAGCCAGCTCGTCCTCGGGCTCGACACGCCCACCTCGGGCACGGTCCGCTACGACGGCGTCGACCTGTTCTCGCTCGGCAAGGGCGAGTTGCGCCGCAAGCGCCGCGCGATGCAGGTGGTGCTGCAGGATCCGGTCGGCTCGCTGAACCGGCGCAAGACCGTCGAGCACATCATCGGGCTCCCGCTCGCGGTGCACGAAGGCGCGTCGAAGCAGGCGAGGAAGGCCAGGGTCGCCGAACTGCTCGACCTGGTCGGCCTGCCGGGTTCGTTCGCGGGGCGGTACCCGCGCGAGCTGTCCGGCGGCCAGTGCCAGCGCGTCAACATCGCGCGCGCGATCGCGCTGGAGCCGGAGTTCCTGGTGCTCGACGAGGCGGTGTCCGCGGTCGACGTGGTGATCCAGGCGCAGATACTGGAGCTGCTGCGCGATCTGCAGGACCGGCTGGGACTCACCTGCCTGTTCGTGTCGCACGATCTCGCCGTGGTGCGGTACATGGCGCCGCGGCTCGCGGTGATGCACCACGGCGAGGTCGTCGAAACGGGCACGCGCGAGGAGATCTTCGAGAACCCGCAGCACGAATACACGCGCTCGCTGCTGGCCGCGATCCCGTCGCTGGACGAGCGGGTGCGCGGATGA
- a CDS encoding amidohydrolase family protein — MTGPAMVDFHTHTPAWHTGTWLGGAEFGPREFLSFMDGAGIGAAVLLAHDGLFNATPESNDELAEFVAADRSRMVGFGTVNPRNANAVAETERMLGELGLAGLKLHPWLQGFSMHEPALDPICEVVKAHGGILLSHDGTPPYSTPSQIAALARRHPELPVVLGHGGLHDCWREALALTVETDNLYLCICGTPPYAARHILANAPRGKVLFGTDAGLSDEASQHYAVARVAEIDGWGITEEQKTDMLVTTPRALLAGRLK; from the coding sequence ATGACCGGACCGGCCATGGTCGACTTCCACACGCACACCCCGGCGTGGCACACCGGGACCTGGCTCGGCGGCGCCGAGTTCGGGCCGCGCGAGTTCCTGTCCTTCATGGACGGTGCGGGGATCGGCGCCGCCGTCCTGCTCGCGCACGACGGCCTGTTCAACGCGACGCCCGAGTCCAATGACGAACTCGCCGAGTTCGTCGCCGCCGACCGGAGCCGCATGGTCGGGTTCGGCACGGTCAACCCGCGCAACGCGAACGCCGTCGCCGAGACCGAGCGGATGCTGGGGGAGCTCGGCCTCGCCGGGTTGAAACTGCACCCGTGGTTGCAGGGCTTCAGCATGCACGAGCCCGCGCTCGACCCGATCTGCGAAGTGGTGAAGGCGCACGGCGGAATCCTGCTGTCCCACGACGGCACGCCGCCCTACTCGACGCCGAGTCAGATCGCCGCGCTCGCGCGCCGCCATCCTGAGCTGCCGGTGGTGCTCGGCCACGGCGGACTGCACGACTGCTGGCGCGAAGCACTCGCCCTCACCGTCGAGACCGACAACCTGTACCTGTGCATCTGCGGCACGCCGCCTTATGCGGCGCGGCACATCCTGGCGAATGCCCCGCGCGGCAAGGTGTTGTTCGGCACCGACGCCGGACTGTCCGATGAGGCCAGTCAGCACTACGCGGTCGCGCGGGTCGCCGAGATCGACGGCTGGGGCATCACCGAGGAGCAGAAGACCGACATGCTCGTGACGACGCCGAGGGCGCTGCTCGCCGGGCGGCTCAAATGA
- a CDS encoding amidohydrolase family protein, translating to MIVDVHAHTPTHRDAVPEGEKKVYPSWRTDRPVTTTNSWADYDEAMADADVSIVFNIAVDDPEPMTGLPYPPERTNDATAEFVAAAPSRRIGFLSVNPLWDNVFAETERARDLGLVGVKLGPNYQDFDPLCEQALAFYGYCEREGLPILFHQGASPMRHAPLRYTYPLVTDEVALRFPELRIVMAHMGHPWGTETVVTIRKHPHVYADVSSIYLRPWVCYQSLLAAVEWGCTSKLLLGSDFPIANTGEAIAGLRRVNDILEGTKLPRIPEEAIEGIVHADALGALGLSVKGEE from the coding sequence TTGATCGTCGACGTGCACGCGCACACCCCGACGCACCGAGACGCGGTGCCGGAGGGCGAAAAGAAGGTGTACCCGAGCTGGCGCACCGACCGGCCGGTGACGACGACGAACTCGTGGGCGGACTACGACGAGGCGATGGCGGACGCGGACGTCAGCATCGTGTTCAACATCGCGGTGGACGATCCCGAGCCGATGACCGGGCTGCCCTATCCGCCGGAGCGCACGAACGACGCCACCGCCGAGTTCGTCGCCGCCGCCCCGTCTCGCCGGATCGGGTTCCTGTCGGTGAACCCGTTGTGGGACAACGTGTTCGCTGAAACGGAGCGCGCGAGGGATCTCGGGCTCGTCGGCGTCAAGCTCGGCCCGAACTACCAGGACTTCGACCCGCTGTGCGAGCAGGCGCTGGCGTTCTACGGCTACTGCGAGCGCGAAGGCCTGCCGATCCTGTTCCACCAGGGCGCGTCACCGATGCGGCACGCGCCGCTGCGCTACACCTACCCGCTGGTGACCGACGAGGTGGCGCTGCGGTTCCCGGAGCTGCGAATCGTGATGGCGCACATGGGGCACCCGTGGGGCACCGAGACCGTGGTGACCATCCGCAAGCACCCGCACGTCTACGCCGACGTCTCGTCGATCTACCTGCGGCCGTGGGTGTGCTACCAGTCGCTGCTGGCCGCGGTGGAATGGGGCTGCACCTCGAAGTTGTTGCTGGGCAGTGATTTCCCGATCGCCAATACGGGTGAGGCGATCGCCGGGCTGCGCCGGGTCAACGACATCCTCGAAGGCACGAAGCTGCCGAGGATCCCCGAAGAGGCGATCGAGGGCATCGTGCACGCGGACGCGCTCGGCGCGCTCGGGCTGTCCGTCAAGGGGGAAGAATGA
- a CDS encoding Gfo/Idh/MocA family protein, which yields MTPATIALVGLGDIALGAHLPALLRNHDVRIAALVDPDAERRAAAAAAVGAPSCADLSEVDDVDGVVLATPPWVTTGLVVEAAKAGKFVLAEKPIATSLAEAKALDALTEGERARVQVGLTYRHDPALELLREWIVEGRLGDRLLVRAHIYDERRDESDPAHAARLEETLRHGMPVVHEGAHVFDWFSFLFGGSPSDIRDGWSLATRNGLAEPNLCGARLDYPQGTVVLAEFGWLTGALPRCEISVLGDRGHVLVDGRTFDLTLDDGRSVEKVVFEPDRATRCFDRQLTRFVELMTGVRESPSPDLSDGLAALATSERAAAEMSAR from the coding sequence ATGACACCGGCAACCATCGCGCTGGTGGGGCTCGGCGACATCGCGCTCGGCGCGCACCTGCCCGCGTTGCTGCGCAACCACGACGTGCGGATCGCCGCGCTCGTGGACCCCGACGCCGAACGCCGCGCCGCGGCGGCGGCCGCGGTGGGCGCACCGTCCTGTGCGGATCTGTCCGAAGTGGACGATGTGGACGGCGTGGTGCTGGCGACGCCGCCGTGGGTGACCACCGGCCTCGTCGTCGAAGCGGCGAAGGCAGGGAAGTTCGTGCTCGCCGAAAAGCCCATCGCGACCTCGCTCGCGGAAGCGAAGGCGTTGGACGCGCTGACCGAAGGCGAACGCGCGCGGGTCCAGGTCGGACTGACCTACCGCCACGATCCGGCGCTGGAGCTGCTGCGGGAGTGGATCGTCGAGGGTCGTCTCGGTGACAGGCTGCTGGTGCGTGCGCACATCTACGACGAGCGGCGCGACGAGTCCGATCCCGCGCACGCGGCCAGGCTCGAAGAGACGCTGCGGCACGGGATGCCGGTGGTGCACGAGGGCGCGCACGTCTTCGACTGGTTCTCGTTCCTCTTCGGCGGGTCCCCTTCGGACATCCGGGACGGGTGGTCGCTGGCGACGAGGAACGGGCTCGCCGAACCGAACCTGTGCGGTGCGCGGCTGGACTATCCACAAGGGACGGTGGTGCTGGCCGAGTTCGGCTGGCTCACCGGCGCGCTGCCGCGCTGCGAGATCAGCGTGCTCGGCGATCGGGGTCACGTACTCGTCGACGGCCGCACGTTCGACCTCACGCTCGACGACGGCCGCAGCGTGGAGAAGGTGGTGTTCGAACCCGACCGCGCGACCCGGTGCTTCGACCGGCAGCTGACGCGGTTCGTCGAGCTGATGACCGGCGTGCGGGAATCACCGAGCCCCGATCTGTCCGACGGGCTCGCCGCGCTGGCTACGAGCGAGCGCGCGGCCGCCGAGATGAGCGCGCGATGA
- a CDS encoding ABC transporter permease: MTRYVLRRLGASALMLVLVSILIFVVLRLLPGDPTITKVGAAQGIDPRALAELRGELGLNDPIPVQYWHWVAGLFSGDLGRSYFSQFDVDVLIGQRIGPTLELSFAGVVLAVVLALVLAVAPTVLRSKWLGRFVGGYTTLGMAAPPFVFGIVLIALFTVKLGIVGNKDYVAPTTDFFGNLAALTLPALTLGICLSAPLIKYLRASLSEVEGSQHVRTAVGKGIRRRAVVLRHVLPNALLPALTSLGITVGAVLSGAVVVEYVFRWPGLGSLIVDSVYKRDYAVIQSTVLLLAAIFVLVNLVVDILYGVLDPRLRVGEVAAA; the protein is encoded by the coding sequence ATGACGCGATACGTGCTGCGCCGGCTCGGGGCCAGTGCGCTGATGCTGGTACTGGTGTCGATCCTGATCTTCGTGGTGCTGCGGCTGCTGCCGGGCGACCCCACCATCACGAAGGTCGGGGCGGCGCAGGGCATCGACCCCCGCGCGCTGGCCGAGCTGCGGGGCGAGCTGGGCCTGAACGACCCGATCCCGGTGCAGTACTGGCACTGGGTGGCCGGCCTGTTCTCCGGCGATCTCGGCCGCTCGTACTTCAGCCAGTTCGATGTGGACGTCCTGATCGGACAGCGTATCGGGCCGACGCTCGAGCTTTCCTTCGCCGGGGTCGTGCTCGCGGTGGTCCTCGCACTGGTGCTGGCGGTGGCGCCGACGGTGCTGCGCAGCAAGTGGCTCGGCCGGTTCGTCGGCGGGTACACCACGCTCGGCATGGCGGCACCGCCGTTCGTGTTCGGCATCGTGCTGATCGCGTTGTTCACCGTGAAGCTCGGCATCGTCGGGAACAAGGACTACGTCGCGCCCACCACGGACTTCTTCGGGAACCTCGCCGCGCTCACGCTGCCCGCGCTCACGCTCGGCATCTGCCTTTCCGCGCCGCTGATCAAGTACCTGCGCGCTTCGCTGTCCGAAGTGGAGGGATCGCAGCACGTGCGGACCGCGGTCGGCAAGGGCATCCGGCGCCGCGCGGTGGTGCTGCGGCACGTGCTCCCGAACGCGCTGCTGCCCGCGCTCACCTCGCTCGGCATCACCGTCGGCGCGGTGCTCTCCGGCGCGGTGGTGGTGGAGTACGTGTTCCGCTGGCCGGGGCTGGGTTCGCTGATCGTCGACTCGGTGTACAAACGCGACTACGCGGTCATCCAGAGCACGGTTCTGTTGCTGGCGGCCATCTTCGTGCTGGTGAACCTGGTCGTCGACATCCTCTACGGGGTACTCGACCCGAGGCTGCGCGTCGGGGAGGTGGCCGCCGCATGA